The Saccopteryx leptura isolate mSacLep1 chromosome 2, mSacLep1_pri_phased_curated, whole genome shotgun sequence genome has a window encoding:
- the LHX1 gene encoding LIM/homeobox protein Lhx1, whose amino-acid sequence MVHCAGCKRPILDRFLLNVLDRAWHVKCVQCCECKCNLTEKCFSREGKLYCKNDFFRCFGTKCAGCAQGISPSDLVRRARSKVFHLNCFTCMMCNKQLSTGEELYIIDENKFVCKEDYLSNSSVAKENSLHSATTGSDPSLSPDSQDPSQDDAKDSESANVSDKEGGSNENDDQNLGAKRRGPRTTIKAKQLETLKAAFAATPKPTRHIREQLAQETGLNMRVIQVWFQNRRSKERRMKQLSALGARRHAFFRSPRRMRPLVDRLEPGELIPNGPFSFYGDYQSEYYGPGGNYDFFPQGPPSSQAQTPVDLPFVPSSGPSGTPLGGLDHPLPGHHPSSEAQRFTDILAHPPGDSPSPEPSLPGPLHSMSAEVFGPSPPFSSLSVNGGASYGNHLSHPPEMNEAAVW is encoded by the exons ATGGTGCACTGTGCCGGCTGCAAAAGGCCCATCTTGGACCGCTTCCTCTTGAACGTGCTGGACAGGGCCTGGCACGTCAAGTGCGTCCAGTGCTGTGAATGTAAATGCAACCTGACCGAGAAGTGCTTCTCCCGGGAAGGCAAGCTCTACTGCAAGAACGACTTCTTCCG GTGTTTCGGTACCAAATGCGCGGGCTGCGCTCAGGGCATCTCCCCTAGCGACCTGGTGCGGAGAGCGCGGAGCAAAGTGTTTCACCTGAACTGCTTCACCTGCATGATGTGTAACAAGCAGCTCTCCACCGGCGAGGAGCTCTATATCATCGACGAGAACAAGTTCGTCTGCAAAGAGGATTACCTAAGCAACAGCAGTGTCGCCAAAGAGAACAGCCTCCACTCGG ccaCCACGGGCAGTGACCCCAGTTTGTCTCCAGACTCCCAAGACCCGTCGCAGGACGACGCCAAGGACTCGGAGAGCGCCAACGTATCGGACAAGGAAGGGGGCAGCAACGAGAATGACGACCAGAACCTGGGCGCCAAGCGGCGGGGGCCACGCACCACCATTAAAGCCAAGCAGCTGGAGACCCTGAAGGCTGCGTTCGCCGCGACGCCCAAGCCCACGCGCCACATCCGTGAGCAGCTGGCTCAGGAGACTGGCCTCAACATGCGCGTCATTCAG GTCTGGTTCCAGAACCGACGCTCCAAGGAACGGAGGATGAAGCAGCTGAGCGCGCTGGGCGCCCGGCGCCACGCCTTCTTCCGCAGTCCGCGCCGAATGCGGCCGCTCGTGGACCGCCTGGAGCCAGGCGAGCTCATCCCCAACGGGCCCTTCTCCTTCTACGGAG ATTACCAGAGCGAGTACTACGGGCCCGGGGGCAACTACGACTTCTTCCCACAAGGCCCCCCGTCCTCGCAGGCCCAGACGCCAGTGGACCTACCCTTCGTGCCGTCGTCCGGGCCGTCCGGGACGCCCCTGGGCGGCCTGGACCACCCGCTGCCTGGCCACCACCCGTCGAGCGAGGCGCAGCGGTTCACCGACATCCTGGCACACCCCCCCGGGGACTCGCCCAGCCCCGAGCCCAGCCTGCCCGGGCCTCTGCACTCCATGTCCGCTGAGGTCTTCGGGCCCAGCCCGCCCTTCTCGTCGCTGTCGGTCAACGGGGGGGCGAGTTACGGGAACCACCTGTCTCACCCTCCAGAAATGAACGAGGCGGCTGTGTGGTAG